The window cCCGGGGCTGACGTATGAAAATCCAAAGCCATAAGCCTGGTATCCGTAGACTGAATACTCCACGGCGGACCTAGCCTCTGAACGTAAGACGGCGTCTAACCATCATCTTAAATTGAATCCATGTACTTGCAGCTCAAAGGAGCACCTTCATTCAATAAAAAGACCTTCTTCATGAACTGCGGAATCCACGCTCGTGAATGGGTATCACCGGCAACCTGCATGTTCATCATCAAACAGGTTtgagatttctttttttattataaatagaCGTCAATGCGTCCGCAAAAGCTGTACCTTTGAACGGCTCTCGCGTACATTGAATTTTATGAACTCTCAATgaattgaattttatttttatggaAAAATTCCTTTTGCTTTAGTAAATTAAATGGCGgatggtcacgtgagtgaaactaTAAGCTAATGGACGTATCAACCTAATGTCATCAAAATCGATCAATCCTCAACAAAATGACTGCGCCATTACTTATGACCACCATGAGACCTCAGCGTACGTAAGTGAGGGAAAGCAATGTTGAAAAAACACTTCCAAAGTTTTTCCGCATGATTTCGAAGGAGGTTCGGTCTTTACCCATTGTCTACACGATTTCTTAAGCTTTAGCGGGAAAGTCGTCCCAACAAGATAGCCTTTGCTAAGCGCTAAACTGCCCCTACAGTTTCATCAAGGGTGACAAGTTTGCAATTTCAAATAACTTTACTCTGCTTCGTTTTAGATTGTATCCAAATATGGCAAAGACAGTAGCGTCACGGAAATGTTGGACAAAATGGACTTCATTATCATGCCAGTACTCAACGTCGACGGATATGTTTTCACATGGAATAAGGTAAGAACAGAACTTTAATTGAGTTTACAGTCATAATCAGTTCCACAGAAACTAAATGTAAAAAACCGAAAACTATGAACGGCCGATTTCTTGATGACCGAGTCTAAATTGATGAATGACTTTCAATTCTCGAAGAAAGACTCACGTTTACAAGCTGCGTTAATCATTTGTCATTTCTTGAAAACACAAACCGACTGTCGACTACTTTCTCTTTTGACTTTCCCGTTCCTAAGCGAACTCGAGTGGTTTCCATAGCAAGTAAATTGGGACTCTACAGAGTACAATTTTTGTCTCAATTGTCACTACCACGCTTGCCGCTACTTTTGCGCCTTGCATCGGCTGTAAGCGTTTACAGTGCATACGGTGATTGGCTCAGTATGTTACCATTGACCAAAGTTATTGCATTGCTATTGGTATTTTGACATCGGAACTGCAAACCTTTCTAACAAACAAAATTGTACTTTGGTTGAACAGCGCAGCCGCAGAAACAGATTTTGGAGAAAGACGCGCAAACCGAACTGGGGGAGTCGCTGTATTGGAACGGATCCAAACCGAAACTGGAATTACAAATGGGGGTGTGAGTGTTATTACATTAGGCCTCACCTGAAATAGTAACAGCAATACAAGCTAGTGCTTCTCTGTAGGGCTTCAGTTGTTCAACTGAAGGTGAAAAGTGCGAtctaccttttgaacaaccctACCCAACGCAAAGAGTTGTCTCTTCGTCCGCAAGAAAATATTCCACACACAAACCCAGCAAGTTTCGCTCTCCTGTTCTTCATTCCGTTTCTGAGTGCTATCGAGTTTAAGCTAGATCattatattttctatttttacacTTTATTTCGCTGTTTCTTTAAAGCCATCTCGACTCGCTAATTCTTTAAAATGATGGTCAACTATGTCATCGCTCGCCACGATTATAGCTTCTACTATTTGCGAGTAGGTCTTTCCTCCAAGGCTTACTTTGGATCAGTTAAAATAGCTAAAATGGAAATGAGTGTCGActgaatatttttagatttcttGTTAGATGGCCTAAAAAAAGTAATTCAAATTGTTTTGTACATATAACGGATAAAAAAAACTCATACTTTGCAGCTATTTACAATCTCTTGCTAAGTTCATTAAAAAGGTATAGCATGCAGTTCCATAGTGAACGTGTGCCTAtcgttttttaaaccaatcacatgaggcgttgtaatagctgcgttTTACGCCAAATAACTAGCCAATTATAAGTTGATTATAGTAATTAGTTAATAACTGTGTCACTAGGAGATATTAACCACTCAAAAGCGATTATAGCGACTTaggtttaagatctacgacgcggtcgaccaggagaacgccacaaaacaagaatatcattggttaaaagaggaataATAATCccgctgcacgtgcagcacgcattttattgCAGTAATCTTcacaacaacaacgtgaaatcaccaaatttgaggtttcaacTACAACGTGAGCGTAAAAATGTAATTGAAacctttcattctatatttttacgCAGAAACTGCTCTGGTACCCATATGATGAAACAATGGCCTGCAAcctgcaataggccatttccgagttgctgtttgtctcggtttcgaagcgagtcttggtgctcaactattctaagggaaatgagttcgatttgcataagaatacgcagcTCATTtctatttgaatggttgtacatcaggactcgctttgaaaccgaggcaaTCGGTAACTCGGAAATGGGGTATTTACACCCTCCATTATAATCCTATTTTCCTGTTCTTACCTGCAGTTCCAGGAGCCAGCAGTGATCCTTGCGATGACGCTTTTCGGGGATCGCATGCATTTTCGGAAGTCGAAGTGCGCAACGTAGCGACGTTCTTGGGATCGTTGAGCGAGGAAGGCAGAATCGCCGGCTATATGGACGTACACGCCTACAGTCAACTCTGGATGACACCCTGGGGCTACACAAGGCAGCCGACACGTGACCACACAGAGCTGGTAAGAAAAATTAGCTTGTTCACCGAAGAGACACATAATCGGCGAatcaattctctattttcgaattccccataatacactttgtttgccccccaaattttgcataaactattgctTTCAAATGCtgttggggacactgcatattcccaagagcatttgaaaacaatggtttatgcaaaatttggggggcaaacaaagtgtattatggggaattcgaaaatagagaataagtCAATCAAGTTTATTCGAGTGTCCATGTATTCCGTTCATATAAGCTAATTGGCAACAATAAAACAAGGACTTGTGGAAAAACGATAGTTAAAATAACTGATAGCAAATAGAACTGAAAATAGAGCTTAATAAAACGGGATATATTCTCAAATATTATGATTTTATCGATTTCCAAATCATACAATTGGTATTTTTTATCAAATGTACGAGCGAAGTTCCTACGTCGTAGACTGAGTACCAATCAAATAAAATCAACCTACATCAAATTTTGCTATTAGATAACAGTAAGAAAACGGAGTATTCAAGGAAAACGTCCTTGTACAAGAGTAAAAATGTTCCGCCGAGTTCTAGAATCTGACAGGGGACACAAGAGAGTAAAAGGCAACCGCTCTCTCCAATATTTATTCCTAAACATGCACCTACATCTTTTAAAGTCACTCCACTTAAAATTCGACCCAAAACTTTCGAATCGTATAGGCATTTTTTCCGTgtggatttacaaaaaaattaattgcttcATATGTTCTGCGGAGGAAAACAATTGGTTCGCTAGCGTTTTCCGAGGGAACTATCATCTCGGGACATTCGACGCAATAGACTGATTAGATAACATCACAAACATTTCTGTTACTTACATATTCCTCCAGAGCATCCGAAAGGACTCTGTTTATTGACGGAATTcgatcgaaacgtcagtcatGCACCATCGACATTCCATCTTAGGAGCAAACTAGGCCTGAGGATCAAAATCATGACACCAAAGTTTTGTCATTCCTTTGCTCATGCTAGACTCGCACAAGAGTTACAGTAAAGAGCCTTTcgacaaaaatcaaagctcgaaATTTTAACAGTCAGGTgttgagcaaacacactttcaaaagctgaagaaaaaacagaaagtgattttttgatcatagtaacACTTTAAGTTTTGAGATCaccgcagttatgaacgctacTTTAGCGgttgatatttttttgtcaCCATTGGAAGAACTAGAACCGGAAGAAAAGCTGCCTGCTTATTACCGTAGATGCGTTGACGATACTCTCACCGTTTTGCCCCATATAACTACAGCTACACACGGACTTCCCAAACACCCTCAACCACGCCCATCCTGTTGTCAGTTTTGCCATGGAGATTGAAAAGGATGgaatacatatacatacatacatctttctttaccctcggatttctagagtagcttggtgtagctaatatctccgagcattaaccctcccaaccatgatacatcacagaagacagaccacaacaccgggaactacatgccctactctttgcgacaagtgtgcgggttcttttacgtcccacaggattatgaacattgaagggttgtgagacgggacctccggcttatcgtccttatccgagaagactagagagtctaaccatttgcagatgtaattacaagggcagcactttctcctcagttatttaaagaccctgagtgccGGTCCGAcaggagttgaactcacgacctcctgcgtgacagcccggtgctcaaccaactgagccaacggGAATGCTTCCCTTTCTTGGCACCCACCAACTAAACCGCGCGCCCAAAATCAAGACTAAGGTCTACGTGAATCCTACCAGTACTGGTCTACTTTTCCACTACTATAGTCACGTCGACAACCGATACAAACGAGGCTTATTAACAACTATGCTTGATCGCGAGTACCGTTTGTCGTCATCTTGGACCTATTTCTCGTATACGAGTGTGAACGCTTCAAGTCACTGTTCTCAAGTTTGAAGTACCCCCAACACCTTCCAAAATTGGCCAAAACCTCCAAGAATGCGAAACCAAACCACAGCTGTTTAATCGACAGTGCATTGTGTAGCTATGTTGGCTACACACGTGGCCATCTACATACACGCGTGGATGGCCACACAATTACGTCATCTTCTGTACGCAAGCATTTTGATCAACACCACGTGGGTGCTGTCCCTGAGGACCTCCTCAGCTGCTTTACAGTGTTGAAAAAATCATGAACACGgctgaacgtgcaaacagatTCAATCCGTGCTAAAGTCTTTGTCCAGCTCTTCTGCAAATTTGGAGTATTATATCTGTTATGAACTCGCATGTTCATTTCCAACTCCTTGATAATAGCGTCATGAGGTCGCCGAAACGTCCGAAATTTAacattttatcgctagtttttacatgTCTATGTTTAACAAAAGGGAATTATCAAAGTCAGTCTtgaacaggattcgaacccatgcctTGTG of the Montipora capricornis isolate CH-2021 chromosome 7, ASM3666992v2, whole genome shotgun sequence genome contains:
- the LOC138056970 gene encoding LOW QUALITY PROTEIN: carboxypeptidase A2-like (The sequence of the model RefSeq protein was modified relative to this genomic sequence to represent the inferred CDS: deleted 1 base in 1 codon); amino-acid sequence: MDEENLVASTRGIGVSFYSQYHTFDEITQELYNLANQHRDMTRVFSVGRSYDGREQLAIELKGAPSFNKKTFFMNCGIHAREWVSPATCMFIIKQIVSKYGKDSSVTEMLDKMDFIIMPVLNVDGYVFTWNKRSRRNRFWRKTRKPNWGSRCIGTDPNRNWNYKWGFPGASSDPCDDAFRGSHAFSEVEVRNVATFLGSLSEEGRIAGYMDVHAYSQLWMTPWGYTRQPTRDHTELMRVSKKAVEAIRKAGYGTSYRYGPSSVIIYQNSGGSKDYTYGVLKIKYSFALELRDQGRYGFLLPANQIIPTAMETFEGIKAMAKEMKL